The genomic window TTTGCCCGAAGTCCGTCCCACGTCCCTGTCGCATATACGCTGGGACTTTACGATTGGACATACAGATGGGAAGGCATTTCCCATTTCCTTATGGAATCGGGCATTGTATAGGGCAGTGCGTGAAGGATCCGCCAGGCAGAGAGAGGAGGCGTTCTTCGCACAAGGCCACTTGCCGCTGCGGGAAGCGATTGCCAAGCATCTGAGCCGTACCCGTGGGATTCCGGTGGTTGCGGATGATGTGGTAATCGTAAACGGTTCTATGCAGGCCATCGCCTTGCTGGCTCAACTGTTGGTCAATCCCGGAGAACAGGTTGTGATGGAAGATCCGGGATATCGCGGGATTCGGCAAGCCGTATCGGCCGCAGGAGGAGAACCCGTTGCCGGAAGAGTGGATGACAGGGGAATGGTGCCTGAGGACTGGGAAGCAAGGCTTCTGTTTGTAACAGCCAGCCGGCAGTTTCCCACGGGGGCCGTCTTAAGCCTGGAACGGCGTCAGGAACTTCTTAACTGGGCCGTCAAACGCAATGCGGTAATTGTGGAAGATGATTACGACAGTGAATTCCGCCACAAAGGGCGTCCGATTGAACCGCTCAAATTGTTGGACACCAGCGGTCGGGTGGTTTACATCGGAACTTTTTCCAAGACGCTCTTCTCCGATATCCGCATTGGATATGTCGTGCTTCCGCCTTGGCTGAGAGCCCCTTTTTGCAAAGCCAAATATCTTTATGAACCGCATCCCACCGGACTGACCCAGCAGCACGCACTGGCTGACTTCATGAACAGCGGGCAGTACGAACGGCATCTTCGCAGAATGAAGCGAATCTACAGCAAGAAACATGCTCTCTGTCGGCAGGAACTGCAGCAACGTTTAGGTTCCTGGTTTGAGTTTGTCGAATCGGACGCGGGTTTGCATGTCTTCGGCTGGTGGAAAGGAAGCGGGGAACAGTATGAGTCTTATCGTATGGCCTGCCGGGAAGCGGGTATTGTTTGGTCAGATGCGGGATCATACATCATTGACACCGGGAAAAAAGGGGCCTGCTTCGGATTTGCTCATCTGGCGGAGGAGGAGATTGTGGTAGGCATCCGGCAGATGGCGGAACTGGCTGTCAGAAGCGAGTGAAAGTAACAGAAAGAGGAGCCACGGGGCTCCTCTTTCTGTTAATCGTCATCTTCCTCTTCGTTTTCGATTTCAATTTCCACTTTCTTACCGTTGGAGAATTTGATTTCGATCTCCAATTCTACCACCTTATCCTGACCAATCTGGAATGAGGACAGCACCTGTTTCACAATCTCTTCCTTGCTCATCACAGGGGTGAGTGCCATTTCCTCCAGCATTTTTTCAACGAACGCTTTTGCTTCTTGGCCTTCGGCTTTTACTTTGTGGCCGTCGGATTTCGTCTCCATTTCGCTTTCCGTTTTTCCGTTCTTGCTTTTGTATTCAAGTTTCAGTTCCTGCTTGTCCCCAGCTTTGATTTTAATTTCAAGTTCATGAATGCCCAAAGCGCTGTTCCAATCTTCTTTTGCTTCTTCGTTATCTTCTTCCTGTTCTTCCTTGTTGCCCGGTACAGGTGCTTGTGTCATTTCCGCCAGAGCTGCCTCAACTACGGTGTTCCCCTTGACCGCAAGGGTCACTTGGTCATCCTTGACAAGTTGATCGGCTCTGATAAAACGGGAATGATACTGCACCAACAAATCAGGCGACAGGAAAAACTTCAGGGAGTCCTCGTTAAAAGTTTTTATGGTGATGGTGCCACCGGCGGCACCATTGCCATAAACATCTTCCGTTACATTGGAAGAATCAAAATCAATGTCCGTTATGATTCCGCTGACGGTAATGGCTCCTGAACGTTCCAGCAGTCCGTCGTTTGTTCGTTCAAGTAGAGCGGCCATTTCAGCGCGTGTAACATGCTTATTGGGCTTGAATGTATGATCCGGATATCCGCTGACGATTCCTTCTTCCACTGCAACATTGATGTATCCGACAGCCCCCGCCGGAATCTGATCCGCATCCTGAAAATCAGGTATTGTGGTCATTTGTTTCATTGCTTCGGACTGCAAGCCAAGAGCCCTGACCAACAAACTGGCCACCCACACTCTGCTGGCGGGCTTATCCGGTTGAATGGCATCTTCGGATGCATCAAAAAGCCCATTTTCAAGAGCCACTGCAATGTATCCTTTTGCCCATCCATATTGTTGTTCGATCAAATTCGCATCTTTGAAGAACAGTTTGGTTTGGGCTGATTTCGCTTTCGCCTCTTCTTCCATGCCCATCAAACGGACTGCTGTCACAATCGCTTCCACTCTTGTAACCGGCTGATTGGGCCGAAAATTTCCGTCCTCATATCCTTGCATGACCTTTTTTGATTTCATTTTATTGATGGACTCCAGCGCCCATTCTGCTTCCTTGGCATCATTGAAATCAATGGTTATCTGAAATCTGCCGCCCTGCGAACTGTCATCGGAAATCCCGTCTGCGAGTGCTTGATTTGCCGGACTCCCCAAGAGGAGGAGACCGAACAACAGATAACTCAAGACTTTATTGATTTTGCTCATCTTTCGCCACCCCGGTAAGTTTTTTGAAAAATGAATGTGGTTGTCAAGTATTCGTCAGGTGGCCTAGTGATTCCTTCTTCCTGAATTTCAAAGATGCCATTCCAGCAAAGAGTTTTGATATTATAGAGAAAATACACCTCAGACGAATGGAGTGCGCACCTTGGCTGAAATGTCGATTTACCAAGCAATCTCTCTGGACATCGCCCAACGCATCGTGAACAATGAATTTCCCGTTCGGACGAAATTATCGGGCCGAACCCTGCTCGCCGGACAATATCATGTTTCATCCGAGACGATTCGGAAGGCGATCTCTCTGCTGAAGGAAGCGGGAATCGTCGATGTGTCCCAGGGCAAGGAAATTACCATTGTTTCGGTGGACAAAGCGGTTGAATATATCAACAGGCATAATGCGTATATCGAACCTGTATACTCTTTAAAGCAGGAACTGGAACTGCTGCTGAAAGAGAAGAAGCGGCTGGACGCCAAGTTTGACGAGATCCTGCACGACATTATCAATTTTTCGGACCGTCTGAAAAATTTGACCCCCTACAATCCGGTGGAAATTGAAATTTCATACGAAGCCCATGTAATCGGCAAAACCATCGCCGACATCAAGCTATGGCAAAATACGGGCGCCACAATCGTCGCTTTAAAAAGGGGCACGGGCATGATCCTCTCACCCGGTCCGCATATCCGGTTGCAAGTTGCCGATCGGATCGTCGTGGTTGGGGACCATGATGTTTATGAACGAACTATGAATTTTGTCAACAGACGGAAAGCAGAAATCGCAGAATCCAACAACTAATATTGGTAAAATTTGCAGAAGATGACCTTCGCCCAAACTAACAATCCTTGTTTAAAAATAGGTTGTTAGTTCTGTTTCTTTTGGTATAATTGAGATACCTGGATTTTCCACCATCACAGGGAATGGAGGAAGGATCGATGAGAATCGGATTGATCGGATTTGGCCGTACGGGCAAAGTGATTGCCGAAGAGATCTTGAAAGAACCAGCCTGTACCCTGGAATGGGTCTTGAAGAGATCAGATGACCTTGCCGGCAAATATGCCAGTGACCTGCTTGGCATGGATACTCTCATAGGACAGATCTATTCCATGAACCAACTGAACAACGACAGTTTCTTTCAACAGAATCCGGTTGATGTGATCATTGACTTTTCTTCCCCCGATTCCATCTTCCATTACAGTGCCGCAGCCGAACTTGGAATTAAGGTCGTGTCTGCAATTTCCAATTACGAAGATAAACATTACGCGGAACTGATTCGAATGAGTCAATCCGCCGCCGTCCTTTATTCGCCCAATATTACTTTGGGGATCAACTTTCTGATGGAAGCTTCCAGACTGTTCAAGCAGTTGGCGCCCCATGCGGATGTGGAGATCGTGGAAGAACATTTTCGGGGGAAGAAGGATGTTTCGGGTACTGCTCTCCGTATTGCGAAATCCCTGGGCTTGGACGAGAAGGAGCATGTGAATTCGATTCGTATCGGGGACGTTGTGGGCAGGCATGAGATCATTTTCGGCCTGCCCAACCAGACGATCCGCCTGGTTCACGAAACGTTCAACCGTGCCGCCTTTGGACAAGGTGCCCTCTATGCCGCAAGATGGCTCTTGGGACAACCAAACGGCCTGTATTCGATGGAAGATGTTTTGGGTTTCGGCGCGGGCCGCCAAGATTCCGGGAAGCCGCCACAGCCTCGGTCTATGCCTTTGCCTATTTTGCCTGCCCTATAAGACGCGGTTAGCTGCCATTGCAAAATAAGCCCCGCATCAAATGCGGGGCTTTGCCGCTCGGGCAGCTTTCTCTCTGGCTTTGTTCCAGATATACGAGAACCATGTGGCGTGGCGTGCTTCATCATGGGATGCATTCAGAAACACCCTTTGAATTGCAGGGTTATCCGTCATCTCCGAGAGAGTTTGATAGAACTTGGAATCTTCCAGTTCATCCCGAATGGATTCCTCCACCCCTTCGATAAATTTATTGGGCAGGGGTTGCTTCTCCAGCTTTGGCTCGCGGCCGCCGGTTAATCGGGAATAAATGTCCGAAAACTGCTTGAAGTGCATTTCTTCATCATTGCGGATAGTCTGGACAATCTGCCTGAAATCGTTGTTTGGGGCCAGTTCCGCCAGCCGCCCGTAAATCCGGATTGCATTATGCTCACCGTTGATCGCTCTTTCAATTGCTTCAACAAAGTCCGTATGATCCCTGTCGTCCGCTTGGCTTCCGGGAACCGTTTCACTTGTGGTTTCCGTCCCGGTTGCCGGAGAAATGGACATTGTGGAAGGCGCTGCTTCAGGCGGCACCGGCGGCCAATAGTAAGATTGAACTTCATAGGGTTGTGCCACAGGATAAACGCGGTAAGGAACATAATACGGCGGATGCCAAACAAACATACCCATTCCCCCTGGCTGCTCGTAATTCATACGATGTAGCCTATGTATGAGCCTATGGAATGGTGTCTACTCCACCGAAAAGATCTTCCCCGGATTCAGAATCCCCTTCGGATCAAGCACCTGCTTGAACGAGTGCATCACAGCCAACGCATCGCCGTGCTCCCGGCGCTGGTACTTGGCTTTTCCCACACCCACCCCGTGTTCGCCGGTACAGGTGCCGCCACGACTGATGGCATACTCCACTATCTTTTCATTGAGAGACTCCGCCCTGTGCAGATCCGCACGGTCCCCCGGATTCACCATCATGATCACGTGGAAGTTGCCATCGCCCACATGCCCGAGAACGCCCCCTTCCATGCCCGCATCGTTGAGAAGCTCCCTCGCATATTCAACTGCCCCCGGCAATTCGGTCAATGGCACACATACATCCGTAACCATCTGCTTCTTGCCCGGGAACCCGTGGATAAAGGCATAAGCCAGATTGTGACGGGCTTCCCACAGCTGGGATCTTGCTTTCGAGTCGGTCTCAAACTCAAACGCCAGGCACCCTTGATCCATGGCCAGTTCCCTGGCGGATGCCACATCCCGCTTTAACCCGTCCTCATTCCCGTGGAACTCCAGAAACAGGGTCGGCATTTCGGGATAGTGAGTCTTGCTGTGGGAGTTCACCTGCCTGATGGACCGTGCATCCACCAATTCCACCCTGGCAACAGGAATGCCAGTCGAACGGATGGCTACCGCCGCATCCACAGCATTCTTAACGGTGGGAAACACAGCCCTGGCTGCCAAAATCGCTTCGGGAATCCCGTACACCCGCAAGGTCAACTCGGTGAATACACCCAGGGTGCCTTCCGATCCTACAAAAAGTCCCGTCAAATGATATCCGGAGGAAGATTTGGCAGCCAGTCCGCCCGTACGGATCACCCTTCCGTCCGCCAGGACCACTTCCAGGTCCCGGACCTGATCTCGCATGAC from Effusibacillus lacus includes these protein-coding regions:
- the pdxR gene encoding MocR-like pyridoxine biosynthesis transcription factor PdxR — translated: MNFQIPWNVYQSNYRYKYLALYHALRDAIVGGGLPYGCKLPSSRDLADMYVISRGIVSQVYEMLVAEGYLVSGVGSGTYVSFNLHQSMTAGEPSSPIHLSEWGWRLDQVPLPEVRPTSLSHIRWDFTIGHTDGKAFPISLWNRALYRAVREGSARQREEAFFAQGHLPLREAIAKHLSRTRGIPVVADDVVIVNGSMQAIALLAQLLVNPGEQVVMEDPGYRGIRQAVSAAGGEPVAGRVDDRGMVPEDWEARLLFVTASRQFPTGAVLSLERRQELLNWAVKRNAVIVEDDYDSEFRHKGRPIEPLKLLDTSGRVVYIGTFSKTLFSDIRIGYVVLPPWLRAPFCKAKYLYEPHPTGLTQQHALADFMNSGQYERHLRRMKRIYSKKHALCRQELQQRLGSWFEFVESDAGLHVFGWWKGSGEQYESYRMACREAGIVWSDAGSYIIDTGKKGACFGFAHLAEEEIVVGIRQMAELAVRSE
- a CDS encoding FAD-binding oxidoreductase, with protein sequence MDLVTELRNLLTDEQVTANPTVLENHSRDESYHAPSLPDVVVFPKDKEDVRKVLQFANDHGIPVVPFGLGTSLEGHVIPYKGGISLDFQMMNRILEVRPDDMLVRVQPGVTRTQVNNELKKFGLFFSVDPGADATLGGMAATNASGTTAVRYGVMRDQVRDLEVVLADGRVIRTGGLAAKSSSGYHLTGLFVGSEGTLGVFTELTLRVYGIPEAILAARAVFPTVKNAVDAAVAIRSTGIPVARVELVDARSIRQVNSHSKTHYPEMPTLFLEFHGNEDGLKRDVASARELAMDQGCLAFEFETDSKARSQLWEARHNLAYAFIHGFPGKKQMVTDVCVPLTELPGAVEYARELLNDAGMEGGVLGHVGDGNFHVIMMVNPGDRADLHRAESLNEKIVEYAISRGGTCTGEHGVGVGKAKYQRREHGDALAVMHSFKQVLDPKGILNPGKIFSVE
- a CDS encoding TrkA C-terminal domain-containing protein; the encoded protein is MSIYQAISLDIAQRIVNNEFPVRTKLSGRTLLAGQYHVSSETIRKAISLLKEAGIVDVSQGKEITIVSVDKAVEYINRHNAYIEPVYSLKQELELLLKEKKRLDAKFDEILHDIINFSDRLKNLTPYNPVEIEISYEAHVIGKTIADIKLWQNTGATIVALKRGTGMILSPGPHIRLQVADRIVVVGDHDVYERTMNFVNRRKAEIAESNN
- a CDS encoding ferritin family protein, whose amino-acid sequence is MFVWHPPYYVPYRVYPVAQPYEVQSYYWPPVPPEAAPSTMSISPATGTETTSETVPGSQADDRDHTDFVEAIERAINGEHNAIRIYGRLAELAPNNDFRQIVQTIRNDEEMHFKQFSDIYSRLTGGREPKLEKQPLPNKFIEGVEESIRDELEDSKFYQTLSEMTDNPAIQRVFLNASHDEARHATWFSYIWNKAREKAARAAKPRI
- a CDS encoding S-layer homology domain-containing protein codes for the protein MSKINKVLSYLLFGLLLLGSPANQALADGISDDSSQGGRFQITIDFNDAKEAEWALESINKMKSKKVMQGYEDGNFRPNQPVTRVEAIVTAVRLMGMEEEAKAKSAQTKLFFKDANLIEQQYGWAKGYIAVALENGLFDASEDAIQPDKPASRVWVASLLVRALGLQSEAMKQMTTIPDFQDADQIPAGAVGYINVAVEEGIVSGYPDHTFKPNKHVTRAEMAALLERTNDGLLERSGAITVSGIITDIDFDSSNVTEDVYGNGAAGGTITIKTFNEDSLKFFLSPDLLVQYHSRFIRADQLVKDDQVTLAVKGNTVVEAALAEMTQAPVPGNKEEQEEDNEEAKEDWNSALGIHELEIKIKAGDKQELKLEYKSKNGKTESEMETKSDGHKVKAEGQEAKAFVEKMLEEMALTPVMSKEEIVKQVLSSFQIGQDKVVELEIEIKFSNGKKVEIEIENEEEDDD
- a CDS encoding 4-hydroxy-tetrahydrodipicolinate reductase, with translation MRIGLIGFGRTGKVIAEEILKEPACTLEWVLKRSDDLAGKYASDLLGMDTLIGQIYSMNQLNNDSFFQQNPVDVIIDFSSPDSIFHYSAAAELGIKVVSAISNYEDKHYAELIRMSQSAAVLYSPNITLGINFLMEASRLFKQLAPHADVEIVEEHFRGKKDVSGTALRIAKSLGLDEKEHVNSIRIGDVVGRHEIIFGLPNQTIRLVHETFNRAAFGQGALYAARWLLGQPNGLYSMEDVLGFGAGRQDSGKPPQPRSMPLPILPAL